The Glycine soja cultivar W05 chromosome 19, ASM419377v2, whole genome shotgun sequence genomic sequence TAGCTTCCAAATAGACCAAATCACAGTAACCCAAGCCACCCACCATGCCAtttgtttcttccttcctttGATCATCCCAAAGTGTTGCCAAAAGTGTGCTATGGTATTTGCCCATAATGTCACCCCACCATTGATAGCACCTTGCtcatacatataaaaataacatatttcatTTAGTTTCTATATGCTCACTATAACTAGTTATTTCGATTTTTTTACTAGTGAGAAAACCTGCAGCCAAAGAATAAATGTTCTGCAGATTCCACACTAGATTTGCATAGAACACATTTTAAATCCGTGCCATTCAGaatgatgtttcttttttccaaATTGTCCACTGTTTGAATCCAGTTATGCACCAATCTCTACGCAAAACCTTTGATCTTCGATGGCACCAACAACTTccacaagaaataaaaaatttcgcTTCTTCCACACTCCCAACCTCACTCAACTCACTGTAGACTTCTCTAACCACATATACTCCTTAGATTTCCACTCCCATCCATCTTGTGTATTATGATTTGGCCGAAATTCCCCTATGGTTTCCCACAATTTGTTGACCAAATGATGCCCTCCTCCATGATAAGTTCCACCTCCAACCCTCCCCACACCAAGTGCCCACCTCCGATATCGTAGCTTGTTTTTGAACCGAGTTTAAGAAAAGGCAATTGAATTTTGCTGATAATTTCTACTCACCAACCCACAAAGCATTCCAAAAGCTCACTTCACTACCCGTCCCCACAACTCTCAACTCTTCGTTTTGAAACCACCCCAACCCATTATCAAAGAATTCACAACACCCCACAAGGTCACATCACCATTGGGACCCCTTTTTCTCAACACATCCCCCCACAAGTCTATCCAAGCACTTAATACCATACTTGCTCACTAAAACATCTCTCCAAAGGCACTCCTTGTCACTCAACAATCTCCAAGCCCATTTTCCCAATAGTGCCATATTAAACCCCTCAAGATTTTTTATACACAAACCCCCCCGACATATGGAGTACACACTAAAACCCACCTAACCCAAGGCACTATATGTTCCTCACCCTTAACATCCCACAAAAAGCTTCTTTGAATCCTATTAAGAACATCAATAACCTTTTTAGcaattttaaaagaaagaaagaaaatagagagaaagagaagaaataaCATATTTCACCAAGCAAATCCTCCCCCAAAAGATAAGTGCTTCCTCCTCCAAAAGGTGTCAATTTCTTCCTCATCTTGTTAATCACCTGTTGCCAAGTACTTAATTTCCTAGCACCCACACCCACTGACAACCCCAAATAGACAAAAGGACTTGTCTTAATTGTGCAATTCAAGATCACTGCACTTGTATACCCACAACACTACTATGGTAGAAGTTCACTTTGAGTACGGAAACTAACTCAAACATCTAAGAATTGTCATTATCATAAGTACCTCTTTCAAGTCATCTTTAAGGAAGAGACCTTTCCATTCCGCTTTTCTAATCAATCCACTCAATCCCTCTACTACCACCAAGAATAGGAAAGGTACTAGTAGATCGCCTTGCCAGAGTCCCCTTTTGTGCCACAAACTTCTCCGTCACATTAACAAAGACGAATATGGGATgtgcaaacatgaaaatataattgacattaattaaaaatagaaataaagcaAATCACTATTTGAAACTTATGATTTAACTTACACATGTTTAggtttatcaattttatttattaaataaattaagattttaaaatatttaattgaaaaaataggctttaatttatttaaaaagattttcAGAATTAATAAGTTAAgctatttaaataataacaattatatcattattcaattcattttttatataataataagttaagctatttattaaacttatttaaaggcttaagtttgtttttgtttttcatcattacttcatttataatttttgtggcaaactttattattaattaatgaaatgcTTTTTTGTTATGTAAAAAAAAGCGTTTGCGCATCACATATATCCCACTCTAATAATTGGcctaaaaatcaattttgtataAAAGGAGACAAGTactttattttccttaatttatCTAGAATATTGAAAAATGGAAATCACATCACATCAATAAAATGCCataattgtaaaattaattatttttctaaaattttaggcTTGTTTCAACTATACAAAATTAGCACCAAGTGCATTCCTCATTGAAGAACCAAGACAGATATGAGTAAATTGGTTAGCCGGTTGGGTTCCATCCCCTACTCATTTGAAAATTCTACCTCCACAGAAAAAGaatgatttaataattaagtttaacctaacttaaatataatataaatatttttttttgagaaaatataACTTAGTGCGTTTCATTCATAATCAGATAGAAAATATAATGAGGAATATTATTGTGAACATGGTGGCTGACATGAAACCTAGATGCCCCAACTAATATATGAGCAACTTGATTGACTAGCTTTCTTACAAAACTCACTGTAGAGTTTGGAAGAGATGAAAACAAATTTCTACATTTGGATAAGATGAAGTGAAAATTAGAGTAGCCAACGTAGGAACCATTAAGACAATCAACCATTGCCTTCATTTTTATAAGttattcaatttattaataGAGTCTAGTTTAATTGTTTGATTAGGTGTGTTATTTGCCATATTGGTTCTGTTGTTAGCAGTAAATTTTACAGTTTTACTATATTTGTccctaaaattatataaaagatttttgtaaaatgaaataatccaaagttgaaaattaaaaaagtaaggagatttaaaaaaaaattgtttggtgcacctcaaattttttaatatcccTTTTTAGCCTCATTCTTCCAAGCAAAGCCTGCTTCCTCTCTCCCTGAAACCTTCACTGAGTCACCTCCGCACCACCCGACCGCTGCTACCTCCCTCCATCGTGTGTGCAATCCCCCTGCACACTAGATCCGCGCATGGCATCACCCCGTCAATCTGATTCTTATATTGTAATCTTACACCTTCTACACCATATTATTCCTCGTCGAGGACCATGTGGTAGTAAACATTAACTTACCCATAAAATCGAGCAAACCAGCGGCGTCGACAAATAATCCTTCACTGTTACAATAACATCCATCACTGTTCCGTTGCTGCACTCAGAGAGGGTCCAGGGATTTGCATTATGGCGCATTAAGGTGCATCGCCGCGTGAGAAGAGGACAAAATCAGGTTGGATTGTTGGTATCGTTTGAAGGATAACCTGCAATTTCGACGTAACCTTAACTCAGTAGATAATTTTGGAATTAGAATAATAAAACTTTTGCATTTAAACGCCGATGCCGCAATCACTTTTTAAGTAACGGTAACAAATACTAATTGAAATCTGgaatttagtttttgtttcaTAATTTAGTGTTCATTGGTGTTGGGATTCTAAATGCAAGAGAAATTTGTAGGTGGACAAAATTTGGATTAGTAGGACAAAACTAGATTGTCAAGTTTCTTGCTAATGGTTGGAGGTGATGGGTCAAGtatgaagaaggaaaaatagatTAGAACGATTCCTCGAAAATTACCTTCGTGGTGGCAGCAAGAAGGGGAGAGAGTAGGTAAGTTGGGGGGAGGAATAATATGACGTGGAGGATATAAATTTCACTcatgaaatgaaaaatttaatctaATGGTTTAGAATAATAGTCCATTTGAAACACTGATTCACCGAAATAATATCCTtgctaaaattgttttttatttatttattacggatTGACCAATGAGTTGTTGGGCCAGTTTGAATTGGGCTTGATGGTCATGAATAAAACTGGGTGAACCAGCaagtatgttttttaatttaatttttttatatgtaaaaaaatctttttggtTCGGGGATTGCCCAAACCGAAAAAATTGAGGTGCGGAATATTAGGGTAATGTAATGTAACAGaactagaaaagaaaagaaatcctTTGACTCTCCGATATTTTTAATGTGAAAACATTATCTTTTGCAATTGTAATTCCTCCGTAGAAACTGGAAATTGGACACGTAGTCCTACACATAGAGAATTGAAGATAGTAACTCAGTGCTGCTAACACCATGTTTTCTTCGTCTCCACCGTTTCCTTCGTCTTCTTCGCCTTCAGGTAAACTTATCACaactactctttttttttttttaaattataaattgagCGATTATGTGTCCATTAAATATTCAATTGACAAATGCCTGTGTTTTTCGACTTCATTTCcccgatttttttttaaaaaaaatacgatATATAGCATAGCTGTTGTGTTTAGATATTTTGAATTGAGGATTTTAGAGGTATTATGCATGCTATGATAATTTCATTGAGTTGAAAACTGTGTGCAGTTACGATGCTTCATGAACAAGCTGCTCCTGCAGTTGCCTCATGGTCTTCTAGTTCTGCAGCTCAGCATTTTCCTACTTCGGTTCTTTTACAAGAGCAGCGTGATGAGTATAAGCCCTTTCTGCACGTGCATAATAAGgaggttcaaattttatttatatatcaatatcaatttcaCCATCCTTGGGTTTGTTTAAATGCTTATAATAAGGAtctatttggataaacttcttcaAAAGCACTTGTAGGAGAaggaaaaacgaaaaaaaaaaaaaaaacttctccaTAAGCTAAAATCAGCTTTTGGAGAAGCTAAATTTGAATGAGCTTCTataaattagcttatgcataagctaatcTTAGCTTGTGAAGAagatttattttgcttttttccttcttattttatttacctataGGTGTTTATggagaaatttatccaaacagtCTTCATTATCAAGCACGACTACTTTCATTTGCTTTATGTATCCTTACATCATACATATATGATATTGCTACTCTTGATACTTTGCCATATGTGTTTGTGAAATATCCTAGTCTTTAAAAATAGTTATGAAATCCTAATAGAAGTGTGTATAGGATAGAAACATAGGGGCATTGTCCCTCGATGaatcaaaaatagaaaaagtccTCTTTTTGGATGATCTGAAGAAAGGAATGAGAATgatactatttctatttctattttgtaGACAATAAGAAGTGATCTATTATGACAAtggtttataaattttattttgtttttagtaatGTACAAAAAGTATGCGCTTAATTTGGATTTGCAGAATTGgaattatgtatttattatGCTTTATGAATTTTATACATATTGTGTAACTTACTCATATTATATCCTAtgtatttttagaataaacaTATCCCCATAACCCATAACAGATACGTATTATATCTGTTACAGAAATTGTATCTATGCATCAGAGtcgttatattttttcttagagCGCCTTTTAGTTTAGTCAGATGCCGTGGTCCCATTTTTCATGTATGTTATCAATTGATTTATCTTCCCTTTGTTTTTATTGAAGACAACACTAAATACAAGGCAGATGGATATGACCTCAgttcatgaaaaaggtaacacaAGCAACGCTGATCAGTTAGTGCATGACTTTGTCCAGCAGTTGCATCTCCGGTCTCATTTACAGAACTTGTAAGATAATTGCAATCTCATGTTAATTTCATTTGTTGCAATTGctatattttttatccaaagTTGTCTCCTTATAGGGTGTAAGGGTGCATGTATGGTGGTTTATTGCAGATTGACTTGTTCTCCGACAAGGGGAATTGCTGCTTCTTCAATTCTGCAGCCTGTTGATATTGATTCTGAGTGGCCTGCGGATGGTGTGCCACGGAATGCCGTTTCTCTTGCACAGCAAGCTTTGTCTGCCTCAAAGCAAGCAGTTTCAACAACTGGAGAGAtgaaattgattgaaattgatgatgatgatccaCTTCCTTCTGGGTTAGTTCTATCTTTTTGGTCAATTCTGACATcctcaattattttattctgtTTATAGGATAATTTGCTTTTGACTTTTGAGAATAATTCCTAAAATATGTCATTCAGTCTGGCCTCCACAAGTTTGACTGACTCTTcactaaaaaagaataaagttgTGAGGTCAACACGGATTATAGAAAGACTATCTAAACAGAGAAAATCATCAAAGTCAAAATTTCTTGACGAAGAAAGTTACCTTGAAAGAAAGTCTGATGTACAGAGAAGGTTACGTTTAGAAAAGAAGTTAAAAGAAGGGTATGATCCAAATGACCCTTTGCGTTTGTTCCTGTCGGGTCCTGAATCAAGGCAACTTTTGACCCGTGAAGAAGAGTCTCAATTGATTACTCAGTTACAGGTGTCACTTGGAATTCCATATTTCTTTAAATGCATGCTATGCTCTATGAACGATCTTTTTCCATAATGCGGAATCTGTAACAGGATTTATCAAGATTGGAAGAAGTAAAGATCAGGCTTCAAACTCAGTTAAGGCGGGAACCAACTTTGGCTGAATGGGCTGATGCAGTGGGCCATAGTTGTTATGCCCTGCAGACACAGCTTCATTGTGCTAACAGAAGCAAAGAAAAGTTGTTTCATGCTAATTTACGCATGGTAGTTCACATTGCTAAACATTATCAGGGACGTGGTCTCAGCCTTCAGGACTTATTTCAGGTAGCCTCCGGGAAATTAATAGTCACCATTTCCTGCTACCCAAGTCTATTTATATTTCCTGATTCTTGCATAGTTATTGTTAATACTTAGTTTGCCATGTATatgttaacattattttgaacTAAGAAAAACCATAGAATAAATATTTGGCTAAAGTTAGAGCTGCAATTGGGTATAAAAAGATTCAGCTAAAGGATCTCCATTATTTCTTTTGAGAATTGTTGCAATCATTACCTTAATACATAATTAGCAGCTACATCTGTTCATCCTTTTCTGGTGATATTGTAGGAGGGAAGTACGGGCCTTATGAAGAGCATTGAAAAGTTTAAACCTGAAGCTGGTTGCCGGTTTGGTACTTATGCATACTGGTGGATAAGGCATGCAGTAAGGAAGGCCATATTTCTACAT encodes the following:
- the LOC114400419 gene encoding RNA polymerase sigma factor sigF, chloroplastic-like, which gives rise to MFSSSPPFPSSSSPSVTMLHEQAAPAVASWSSSSAAQHFPTSVLLQEQRDEYKPFLHVHNKETTLNTRQMDMTSVHEKGNTSNADQLVHDFVQQLHLRSHLQNLLTCSPTRGIAASSILQPVDIDSEWPADGVPRNAVSLAQQALSASKQAVSTTGEMKLIEIDDDDPLPSGLASTSLTDSSLKKNKVVRSTRIIERLSKQRKSSKSKFLDEESYLERKSDVQRRLRLEKKLKEGYDPNDPLRLFLSGPESRQLLTREEESQLITQLQDLSRLEEVKIRLQTQLRREPTLAEWADAVGHSCYALQTQLHCANRSKEKLFHANLRMVVHIAKHYQGRGLSLQDLFQEGSTGLMKSIEKFKPEAGCRFGTYAYWWIRHAVRKAIFLHSRTIRLPENLYTLLGKVIEAKKSYIQEGNLHPTKEELARKVGITIEKMDNLLFASRNPISMQQTVWADQDTTFQEITADSAIEIPDVTVSKQLMRMHVHNLLNILSPKERGIIRLRFGIEDGEEKTLSDIGKVFGLTKERVRQLESRALLKLRQCLESQGLDAYTDLLV